One genomic segment of [Phormidium] sp. ETS-05 includes these proteins:
- a CDS encoding pentapeptide repeat-containing protein, whose amino-acid sequence MVVKIDRRVLLDGDDITKHLFIGGAKLNSQPPNDQELNAAKFVPANLQKEDLRGAYLRGAYLRDANLSEADLSEACISYADMIGANLTGANLTGADLSESSLNLAYLCECNLSGANLKGANLVGADLSDADLRGANLRMANLINTNLAGANLSGANLSGADLSDAEMQGTILQKAIYDLRTRFCDGLDPKKTGAYWITTNVSLPGVNLSGVDLSGINLKRADLRGANLRNAKLVETNLESANLFRANLSGADLRDANLKGTILQKAVYDAKTLLTEGIDLTLAGAYRIAPSVSLSEVNLSGADLSGADLRSADLNSANLSDVKMMEVDLTRANLRKAYLENADMKGADLRWADMIGAILNQVNLSGADLRWVDMTRADLRGANLRLSDLREADLTGAFLNQVNLSGADLRGVDLSRADLRGADLTGADLRKADLTKANLQWAKLDGANLTDVDMSTVLH is encoded by the coding sequence GTGGTTGTCAAAATCGATCGCCGAGTTTTGCTCGATGGAGACGATATTACTAAACATCTTTTTATTGGGGGAGCAAAATTGAACAGCCAACCGCCAAACGACCAAGAATTAAACGCGGCCAAATTTGTCCCCGCCAACCTGCAAAAAGAAGACCTGCGGGGAGCCTACCTGCGGGGAGCCTACCTCAGAGATGCCAACCTCAGCGAAGCCGACCTCAGCGAAGCCTGCATCAGCTATGCCGATATGATTGGCGCTAACCTCACTGGCGCTAACTTGACGGGCGCTGACCTCAGCGAATCCAGCCTCAACTTAGCTTACTTATGTGAGTGCAACTTAAGCGGAGCTAACTTAAAGGGTGCTAACCTCGTGGGCGCTGACCTCAGCGACGCCGACCTCCGAGGTGCCAACCTGAGAATGGCCAACTTGATTAACACCAATCTCGCCGGTGCCAACCTCAGTGGTGCCAACCTCAGCGGCGCCGACCTCAGCGATGCCGAAATGCAAGGCACCATCCTGCAAAAAGCCATCTACGACCTCAGAACCCGATTTTGCGATGGGCTAGACCCGAAAAAAACCGGCGCCTACTGGATTACCACCAACGTTTCCCTCCCCGGCGTCAACCTCAGCGGTGTTGACCTCAGTGGTATCAACCTCAAACGCGCCGACCTACGGGGAGCCAACCTGAGAAATGCCAAGTTGGTAGAAACCAACCTGGAAAGTGCCAACCTGTTTAGAGCCAACCTCAGCGGCGCCGACTTGCGGGATGCTAACTTGAAAGGTACTATCTTGCAAAAGGCAGTTTACGATGCCAAAACTCTCCTCACCGAAGGTATCGACCTCACCTTAGCTGGCGCTTACCGAATTGCCCCGAGCGTCTCTCTCTCAGAAGTTAACCTCAGTGGCGCTGATTTGAGCGGGGCAGATTTGCGTAGTGCGGACTTAAATTCTGCGAACTTAAGTGATGTCAAGATGATGGAAGTTGACCTCACTAGAGCTAACTTGCGCAAAGCCTATTTGGAAAATGCCGATATGAAGGGGGCAGACTTGAGATGGGCGGATATGATTGGGGCGATTTTGAATCAGGTTAACCTCAGCGGTGCTGACTTGCGCTGGGTGGATATGACTAGAGCTGACCTCCGAGGTGCGAATTTACGGCTGTCAGACCTCCGAGAAGCGGACCTCACCGGTGCTTTTTTGAATCAAGTTAATCTCAGCGGTGCTGATTTGCGGGGAGTGGATCTCAGCCGCGCTGACCTTCGAGGTGCTGACCTCACCGGTGCGGACCTGCGTAAGGCGGACTTGACTAAGGCTAATTTACAGTGGGCAAAGTTGGACGGGGCAAACCTCACTGATGTGGATATGAGTACGGTTTTGCATTAG
- a CDS encoding exosortase-dependent surface protein XDP2 produces MKTINYTLGLVGLVAGSLAFTNSAAAFNFTTNFTTNPSLTGNQRWQGDIYLDSVQYGSTIVRDFALVNRVNILSNDLWTGGNTGAASADKGDLATVGLSQERLTADGAVAALGNRYLSSIIDTEDSGSFAMNLFFDKAVDNLFFFERGRNSKLDVQAIDASGNLIGNLLALDSGKNGPDWQSAGYQLNTLEIGDFQTVGSRGVSIADLGVTGPISGIRLFSRGSAYQGPDFKVVGSIASVPEPGTIVGLGIVTAGLMASRRRQQKG; encoded by the coding sequence ATGAAAACTATAAATTATACATTAGGTTTGGTGGGATTGGTAGCAGGCAGCTTGGCGTTTACTAACTCAGCAGCGGCTTTCAATTTTACTACCAACTTCACTACTAACCCCAGCTTGACGGGGAATCAGCGGTGGCAAGGTGATATCTACCTGGATTCGGTGCAGTATGGTAGCACGATCGTGCGCGATTTCGCTTTGGTGAATCGGGTTAATATCCTCAGCAATGACCTGTGGACGGGAGGAAACACTGGGGCCGCTAGTGCGGATAAGGGGGACTTGGCCACTGTAGGTCTCTCTCAAGAGCGGCTCACCGCTGATGGCGCTGTGGCAGCTCTAGGAAATCGCTATCTCAGCAGTATTATTGATACGGAAGATTCCGGCAGCTTTGCGATGAATTTATTCTTTGACAAAGCTGTTGATAACTTGTTCTTCTTTGAACGGGGCCGCAATAGTAAACTGGATGTGCAGGCGATCGATGCCAGTGGCAACCTCATCGGCAACTTACTCGCCCTCGACTCGGGCAAAAATGGGCCTGACTGGCAATCTGCAGGCTATCAGCTTAACACTTTGGAAATTGGCGACTTCCAGACGGTGGGCTCTCGCGGTGTCAGTATCGCCGACTTGGGTGTTACTGGTCCTATCTCTGGTATCCGCCTCTTCAGCCGTGGCTCTGCTTACCAAGGCCCTGATTTTAAGGTGGTGGGTTCCATAGCTAGCGTTCCAGAACCAGGAACGATCGTCGGTTTGGGTATAGTCACCGCTGGTTTGATGGCATCTCGTCGCCGCCAGCAGAAGGGTTAG
- a CDS encoding NUDIX hydrolase: protein MTYRNPAPTVDIIIELVDRPHRPIVLIERRNTPLGWAIPGGFVDYGESVETAAVREALEEISLPVELREQFHVYSDPQRDPRGHTLSVVFLAAATGEPKAADDAKTVGIFELWRLPEPLCFDHDRILRDYRLYRDYGIRPRL, encoded by the coding sequence ATGACCTATCGCAATCCGGCGCCTACGGTTGACATTATTATCGAATTAGTCGATCGCCCCCACCGCCCGATCGTCCTGATTGAGCGGCGGAATACCCCTTTGGGTTGGGCGATTCCCGGAGGTTTTGTGGATTACGGGGAATCAGTAGAAACTGCCGCCGTGCGAGAAGCATTAGAAGAAATCAGCTTACCAGTGGAGTTGCGAGAGCAGTTCCATGTTTACTCCGACCCCCAGCGGGATCCGAGAGGCCATACCCTGAGCGTAGTATTTTTAGCGGCGGCCACCGGCGAGCCAAAAGCGGCGGATGATGCCAAAACCGTAGGCATTTTTGAGTTGTGGCGCTTACCGGAGCCGTTGTGCTTTGACCATGATCGGATTCTCCGAGATTACCGCCTTTATCGGGATTACGGCATTCGTCCCCGCCTGTGA
- a CDS encoding response regulator has translation MRFQKYLRKWQLIRQAPPTIGLVLAVGAGYLGNHLSLPLFFSVEFIFGSVITLMVASLYGPVWGTIAAAIASTYTYIAWGHPYAMIIMTGEVLFVGLLLRRTRQNILLLDAIYWFTLGMPMVWLFYHGFLHFAPIQAGVIVLKQSVNGILNALIASLILTYLPVSQWLGRRHYRKTLSLQETLFNLLVAFVFLPALVLTVWQGQEVFQETQTQIVGELESTATTVVSEVRFWYEQHLHAVKELAAIARSSGESPSLSLQQSTTQIKGAFPGFLKMYVTNLEGTIVAAAPTTNNQGEAILGTNIASKTSFGQAKISGKASISEVHTGPTTNSPHVGLSVPIYGESTGFQGLAYGSLGFEQIEKLLVNTATNHQLNITLIDNSSQVIASTQAETAKFKKFRNYDGGQKKPIAPNIYQWLPDGQAIMSRWMRSFYVTEASLGKDIPWRLVVASPTAPFINQLQLGYIKNLALMLSLTALALIGALVLSRQLVTPLSQLATTSTNLPEKLLSKETPDWPQSPIAEIKSLADNFQEMALSLQGKFQELNTAKMTLEERVKERTEQLRLSQERLQLALDSTEDGLWDWNIITNECYYSPRWFQMLEYQPGELDYRTSSWEQLIHPEDAERVTFTLQEHLAGRGNYELEHRLRQKSGNWLWVLARGKVVERDENGRPLRMVGTNIDINPRKQAEAELQQAKAMAEAANRAKSQFLANMSHEIRTPMNGILGMAGLLATTDLDGEQQDFVDTIKTSADNLLVIINHILDFSKLEAGEMQLETVDFEVKACLEEVIKLLSPQAVAKGLRIETFVAPEVPKTLQGDVSRLRQVLLNLAGNAIKFTDQGEVSIRVTLEHSPTPASTVPFMLNGTPDSQLMTIPVCFAVRDTGIGIAPSDRQKLFQSFSQVDPSMTRKYGGTGLGLAICKQLVELMGGKIDVESEPGVGSTFRFVVPFGKQLEDTFTGFRLLAVSPDDPNRRLLKMLAENWGMEVIEANHGLEALKLLHQHQDLPYHLAVIDWDLPHIDGQMLAQIIRLNSAWSALILVAMTAQDLTAETLAHLPEIGFASYVQKPPQSDQIFECFLTILSARLSPPLTASEEESQESQALEVKFSENRHRTDNLHFLVVEDNAINQKVFLNQLKMLGYRADCAGNGREALEMLAHFDYNIVFMDCQMPVLDGYEATREIRRREGNKAHTVVIALTAHAMKGDREKCLAAGMDDYASKPVKMGELKALIDRWGGEKLKPVGEELMMVPSPEKPQAIAPPPVAVLDYKRLEEISDGDKGFVVAILQAFVEDARQNIGAINEAIEATDWETVRNQAHQLKGASANLGAPVVRDISAQLEKQAREKNLCDAPELVANIAQNLVAIEVELSHLIKAQSQ, from the coding sequence ATGCGATTTCAGAAATACTTGAGAAAATGGCAATTGATCCGCCAAGCTCCCCCGACCATCGGGTTGGTGCTAGCAGTGGGGGCGGGCTACCTGGGCAATCATTTGAGCCTGCCTTTGTTTTTCAGTGTGGAATTTATCTTTGGGAGCGTCATCACCTTGATGGTGGCCAGCCTATATGGGCCGGTGTGGGGAACGATCGCGGCGGCGATCGCCAGCACCTACACCTACATAGCATGGGGGCACCCCTATGCCATGATCATTATGACCGGCGAGGTGCTGTTTGTGGGTCTGCTATTGCGGCGCACGAGGCAAAACATCCTACTCCTAGACGCAATATACTGGTTTACTCTGGGGATGCCGATGGTGTGGCTGTTTTATCACGGCTTTCTCCACTTCGCTCCCATTCAAGCCGGAGTAATCGTCCTCAAGCAATCGGTTAACGGTATCCTCAACGCCCTAATTGCCAGTCTCATCCTCACTTACCTGCCTGTGAGCCAGTGGCTAGGGCGTCGTCATTACAGAAAGACCCTTTCCCTACAGGAAACCCTATTTAATCTGTTAGTAGCTTTCGTCTTCTTGCCTGCGCTGGTGCTGACCGTCTGGCAGGGTCAAGAAGTATTTCAGGAAACCCAAACCCAAATCGTCGGCGAACTAGAATCCACAGCCACCACCGTAGTATCAGAGGTGCGATTTTGGTACGAGCAACACCTGCACGCCGTCAAGGAACTAGCGGCAATTGCCCGGTCATCGGGGGAGAGCCCCAGCTTATCCCTGCAACAAAGCACTACCCAAATCAAGGGGGCATTTCCCGGTTTCCTGAAAATGTACGTGACCAACCTCGAAGGCACGATCGTCGCCGCCGCACCCACCACCAACAATCAAGGAGAAGCGATTCTCGGCACCAACATTGCCAGTAAAACCAGCTTTGGACAAGCAAAAATTAGCGGCAAAGCCAGCATTAGCGAAGTACATACAGGTCCGACCACTAACAGTCCTCACGTGGGTTTGAGCGTACCGATTTATGGAGAATCAACGGGTTTCCAGGGCTTGGCATACGGTTCCCTGGGTTTTGAACAGATCGAAAAACTGCTGGTCAACACAGCAACCAATCACCAATTAAACATCACCCTGATTGACAACTCATCCCAAGTTATTGCCAGTACCCAGGCAGAAACAGCAAAATTCAAAAAATTTAGGAATTACGACGGCGGGCAGAAAAAGCCCATTGCTCCCAATATCTACCAATGGTTGCCTGATGGTCAAGCAATTATGAGCCGGTGGATGCGCTCTTTTTACGTCACCGAAGCCTCCTTGGGCAAGGATATCCCCTGGCGATTAGTGGTGGCGTCTCCCACAGCGCCATTTATCAACCAGCTCCAGTTGGGGTATATCAAGAACCTGGCTTTGATGCTCTCCCTCACTGCCCTGGCCCTCATCGGCGCTCTAGTTCTTAGTCGCCAGCTAGTCACTCCCCTATCCCAGCTAGCCACCACTAGCACCAACCTGCCGGAAAAACTCCTCTCCAAAGAAACCCCAGACTGGCCCCAATCCCCGATCGCGGAAATCAAATCCCTCGCCGACAACTTCCAGGAAATGGCCCTTAGCCTCCAAGGGAAATTTCAAGAACTAAACACCGCCAAAATGACCCTGGAAGAACGAGTGAAAGAGCGGACCGAACAGCTCCGCCTTTCCCAAGAGCGATTGCAGCTAGCTCTCGACAGTACCGAAGACGGATTATGGGATTGGAACATCATCACCAATGAATGCTACTATAGCCCCCGATGGTTCCAGATGCTGGAATACCAACCGGGAGAGCTGGATTATCGCACCTCTTCTTGGGAGCAGTTAATTCACCCAGAAGATGCAGAAAGAGTCACGTTCACCCTGCAAGAACACCTGGCGGGTAGGGGCAACTACGAACTAGAGCATCGCTTGCGGCAAAAATCCGGCAATTGGCTGTGGGTTTTAGCGCGGGGGAAGGTGGTGGAGCGGGACGAAAATGGCCGCCCCCTGCGGATGGTCGGCACTAACATCGACATCAACCCCCGGAAACAAGCAGAAGCGGAACTGCAGCAAGCCAAAGCAATGGCAGAAGCGGCCAACCGGGCAAAAAGCCAGTTTTTGGCGAATATGAGCCATGAAATCCGCACCCCAATGAATGGGATTCTGGGAATGGCTGGTTTGCTGGCTACCACGGACTTGGATGGGGAACAACAAGATTTCGTGGATACGATTAAAACCAGCGCTGATAATTTGTTGGTAATTATTAATCACATCCTGGACTTTTCCAAGTTGGAAGCCGGGGAAATGCAGTTAGAAACTGTGGATTTTGAGGTGAAAGCCTGCTTGGAAGAGGTGATTAAACTGCTTTCTCCCCAAGCGGTGGCTAAGGGTTTAAGGATAGAAACTTTTGTTGCCCCGGAAGTGCCCAAAACATTGCAAGGGGATGTGAGCCGCCTGCGTCAGGTTTTACTGAATCTGGCGGGAAATGCGATTAAATTCACCGATCAGGGTGAAGTATCGATTCGCGTTACCCTGGAGCATTCCCCAACTCCGGCGTCAACCGTACCGTTTATGCTTAACGGCACCCCTGACAGCCAACTGATGACGATTCCGGTTTGCTTTGCGGTGAGGGATACTGGTATCGGTATCGCCCCGAGCGATCGACAAAAGCTATTTCAATCATTTTCCCAAGTTGACCCCTCCATGACCCGCAAGTACGGCGGTACTGGCTTAGGTTTGGCCATCTGCAAGCAGTTAGTAGAGTTGATGGGGGGTAAAATCGACGTGGAGAGCGAACCCGGGGTGGGTTCTACATTCCGGTTTGTGGTTCCTTTTGGCAAACAGTTAGAGGATACCTTTACCGGCTTTCGGCTGCTGGCGGTCAGTCCCGATGACCCCAATCGCCGCCTGCTGAAGATGCTAGCAGAAAACTGGGGTATGGAAGTGATCGAAGCCAATCATGGCTTAGAGGCGCTGAAATTGCTGCACCAACACCAGGATTTACCCTACCATTTGGCGGTGATTGATTGGGATCTGCCCCATATTGATGGCCAAATGCTGGCTCAAATTATTCGGTTAAATAGTGCTTGGTCTGCGCTCATCTTGGTGGCGATGACGGCTCAGGATTTGACAGCGGAAACTCTCGCACATTTACCAGAAATCGGGTTTGCTAGTTATGTGCAAAAACCCCCGCAATCTGACCAGATTTTTGAGTGTTTTTTAACTATCTTATCAGCTCGGCTTTCCCCGCCATTAACGGCATCAGAAGAGGAATCACAAGAATCCCAGGCATTAGAGGTAAAATTCAGTGAAAATAGACATCGCACTGATAATTTACATTTCTTAGTTGTGGAAGACAACGCGATTAACCAAAAAGTGTTTCTCAATCAGCTTAAAATGCTGGGTTATCGCGCCGATTGTGCTGGTAATGGCCGGGAAGCACTGGAAATGTTGGCGCATTTTGATTACAATATTGTGTTTATGGATTGTCAGATGCCGGTGCTGGATGGTTATGAAGCTACGCGAGAAATCCGCCGCCGGGAGGGGAATAAAGCCCATACGGTGGTGATTGCTCTGACGGCCCATGCGATGAAGGGAGACCGGGAAAAATGCTTGGCTGCGGGGATGGATGATTATGCCAGCAAACCGGTCAAAATGGGAGAATTGAAAGCGCTCATCGATCGCTGGGGTGGTGAGAAGTTAAAGCCGGTGGGAGAGGAATTGATGATGGTTCCGTCCCCGGAAAAACCACAAGCAATCGCGCCTCCTCCGGTTGCTGTTTTGGATTATAAGCGCCTGGAGGAAATTTCTGATGGAGATAAAGGCTTTGTGGTGGCCATCCTGCAAGCCTTTGTGGAGGATGCGCGGCAAAATATCGGGGCGATCAACGAAGCGATCGAGGCGACAGATTGGGAAACCGTGAGGAATCAAGCTCATCAGCTCAAAGGAGCCAGCGCAAATTTAGGGGCGCCTGTGGTGCGGGATATTTCCGCTCAGTTGGAAAAACAAGCCCGCGAGAAAAATTTATGCGACGCTCCGGAGTTGGTGGCAAATATTGCCCAAAATCTCGTAGCGATCGAAGTTGAATTATCTCATCTAATTAAAGCCCAAAGTCAGTAG
- a CDS encoding Rid family detoxifying hydrolase: protein MIGFSEITAFIGITAFVPACDSGALLRNLLAANLLPGTSRETRFLFHPSNAIMPDGKTIKLQERFGMTRKIIRTEAAPAPVGPYNQAVVATGAFVFVAGQIALDPKTNQIVGSDDVVAQTEQVMANIQAILQAAGATFSDVVKTTVFLADMNDFAAMNAVYARYFDAAAAPARAAVQVSRLPKDVLVEIECIAIIEGNGA, encoded by the coding sequence ATGATCGGATTCTCCGAGATTACCGCCTTTATCGGGATTACGGCATTCGTCCCCGCCTGTGATTCTGGCGCCTTACTCAGAAACCTTCTAGCGGCGAATCTCCTTCCAGGTACGAGCCGAGAAACCCGGTTTCTGTTCCACCCCAGTAATGCGATAATGCCTGATGGGAAAACCATCAAGCTCCAAGAGCGCTTTGGCATGACTCGTAAAATCATTCGCACCGAGGCAGCACCGGCACCGGTTGGGCCTTACAATCAAGCTGTGGTAGCTACCGGCGCTTTCGTGTTTGTGGCAGGGCAAATTGCCCTTGACCCTAAAACCAATCAAATTGTCGGCAGTGACGATGTGGTGGCGCAAACAGAGCAAGTGATGGCCAATATCCAGGCTATCCTGCAAGCTGCTGGTGCCACATTCTCGGATGTGGTCAAAACCACAGTATTTTTGGCAGATATGAACGATTTTGCGGCGATGAATGCCGTTTATGCCCGCTATTTCGATGCTGCTGCGGCGCCCGCCCGTGCCGCAGTGCAGGTCAGCCGTCTGCCCAAGGACGTGCTGGTAGAAATCGAATGTATTGCCATAATTGAAGGCAATGGGGCGTAG
- the polA gene encoding DNA polymerase I, producing the protein MTAGQMTNPPIFLLIDGHSLAYRAYYAFAKGRDGGLRTSGGLPTSVCFGFLKSLMEAIPTVTGAAGSHPRSVEMAVAVAFDLGEPTFRHEADANYKGDRAETPADFITEMPLLQELLAALNLQIFTHTGYEADDIIGTIAQKAAASGYQVQILSGDRDLFQLVTDTISVLYLSPGKKAITNQFGPEQVQEKLGILPTQVVDYKALCGDKSDSIPGVPGIGEKTAVQLLKEYGDLDNIYNSLDKIKVSIRQKLIDGKASAYHSRFLAQIATDVPLDISLENCQLRGFDSNNLTQILQKLEFRDFIAKIDQLQQQFGGEIAPPLTPNLSPFKGGRGDGEGSRSTLTPNPNALTPNPSPKKGEGSRREEEDLRNRVSPEVSNADIQLSLFPEPSPEPRNRVSHPDSSDSPPETGFLPHISDLNEIADLRNPVSSPVSYPVSTPFRIIDTPEKLADLLSILQTCTDVKTPVAWDTETTALEPRDAKLVGIGCCWGTTPDDVAYIPLGHTHGVNLELKLVLETLRPILESAAYPKCLHNAKFDRLVFRSQGINLAGVVLDTMLASYILNPETTHNLTDVSRRHLVGIEAQTYKSLKLAKNQTIADLDIPTAASYCGMDVYATFLLVPELRQELELIPELQQLLQEVELPLEPVLAEMAWRGIRIDSAYLQQLSQQLETDLGEIEQQAYAAAGEPFNLGSPKQLSYILFDKLQLDRKKSRKIKTGYSTDAAVLEKLQGEHPLIDVMLQHRTLAKLKSTYVDALPELVRRDTGRLHCEFNQYVTATGRLSSSNPNLQNIPIRTEFSRQIRKAFLPEPGWLLVSADYSQIELRILAHLSGEPVLVEAYQNNRDVHALTAQLLFEKEQVTGEERRLGKTINFGVIYGMGAQRFAREAGFTVAEGKRFIDRFNQRYPQVFAYLEQQKRCSIALGYVATIIGRRRYFQFEAESLRRLEGCNPADIDLGNLGRLTQNDAQLLRAAANAPIQGSSADIIKMAMVKLHSILPQYRARMLLQVHDELVFEVPPEELESLQMVIRDTMENAVALSVPLLVDVRAGDNWMEAK; encoded by the coding sequence ATGACTGCAGGACAAATGACAAATCCTCCGATTTTCCTCCTCATCGATGGTCATTCCCTGGCTTACAGGGCCTATTACGCCTTTGCTAAAGGGCGGGATGGGGGTTTGCGCACTTCTGGGGGTCTCCCCACAAGCGTTTGTTTTGGCTTTCTCAAGTCCCTGATGGAAGCAATTCCGACGGTGACAGGAGCCGCAGGGTCTCACCCCCGTTCTGTGGAAATGGCGGTGGCGGTGGCTTTTGATTTGGGGGAACCGACGTTCCGCCATGAGGCGGATGCTAATTATAAGGGCGATCGGGCGGAAACTCCCGCTGATTTCATCACGGAAATGCCTTTACTCCAAGAACTCCTCGCCGCTCTTAACCTGCAAATCTTCACTCATACGGGTTATGAAGCGGACGATATCATCGGGACGATCGCCCAAAAAGCCGCCGCCTCTGGCTACCAAGTGCAAATTCTCAGCGGCGATCGCGACCTGTTCCAACTCGTCACCGACACCATCAGTGTCCTCTACCTCAGTCCCGGCAAAAAAGCCATAACCAACCAATTTGGCCCGGAACAAGTCCAAGAAAAACTCGGCATTCTCCCCACCCAAGTCGTAGATTATAAAGCCCTCTGCGGCGATAAATCCGACAGCATCCCCGGTGTCCCCGGTATTGGCGAAAAAACCGCCGTCCAACTCCTCAAAGAATACGGCGACTTAGACAATATTTACAACTCTCTCGATAAAATCAAAGTCAGCATCCGTCAAAAACTCATCGACGGCAAAGCATCCGCCTATCATTCCCGCTTCCTCGCCCAAATTGCCACAGACGTTCCCCTGGATATCTCCCTAGAAAACTGCCAACTTCGCGGTTTTGACAGCAATAACCTCACCCAAATCCTGCAAAAATTAGAATTTCGGGATTTTATCGCCAAAATCGACCAACTGCAGCAACAATTCGGCGGGGAAATTGCCCCTCCTCTCACCCCCAATCTCTCTCCCTTCAAGGGGGGCAGGGGGGATGGAGAGGGGAGCCGGAGTACCCTCACCCCCAACCCCAATGCCCTCACCCCCAACCCCTCTCCCAAAAAGGGAGAGGGGAGCCGGAGGGAAGAAGAGGATTTAAGAAACCGGGTTTCTCCGGAGGTTTCTAACGCTGATATCCAGTTATCTTTATTCCCAGAACCTAGCCCCGAACCCAGAAATCGGGTTTCTCACCCAGATTCCTCGGACTCTCCCCCAGAAACCGGGTTTCTCCCCCATATCTCGGATTTAAACGAGATTGCTGATTTAAGAAACCCGGTTTCTTCCCCGGTTTCTTACCCAGTTTCTACTCCCTTCCGCATCATCGACACGCCGGAAAAACTGGCGGATTTATTGTCTATCCTGCAAACTTGCACTGATGTCAAAACCCCCGTCGCTTGGGACACGGAAACCACCGCTTTAGAACCCAGGGACGCTAAGCTGGTGGGTATCGGTTGCTGCTGGGGAACTACTCCTGATGATGTGGCTTATATTCCCCTCGGACATACTCACGGTGTGAATTTAGAATTAAAGCTGGTTTTAGAGACACTGCGGCCCATTCTGGAAAGTGCAGCATATCCCAAATGCCTGCATAATGCTAAGTTCGATCGCCTCGTGTTCCGCTCCCAAGGCATCAACCTGGCTGGTGTCGTCTTAGATACCATGCTCGCCAGTTACATCCTCAACCCCGAAACCACCCACAACCTCACCGATGTTTCCCGCCGCCATCTGGTTGGCATTGAAGCCCAAACCTACAAATCACTCAAACTCGCCAAAAACCAAACTATAGCGGATTTAGACATTCCCACCGCTGCCAGCTACTGCGGGATGGATGTTTACGCCACCTTTTTGCTTGTCCCCGAACTGCGGCAAGAACTAGAATTGATTCCCGAACTCCAACAACTGCTCCAAGAAGTAGAACTCCCCCTGGAGCCAGTGTTAGCCGAGATGGCATGGCGCGGTATCCGCATCGATAGCGCCTATCTGCAACAATTATCCCAACAACTAGAAACCGACTTAGGGGAAATCGAGCAACAAGCCTACGCCGCCGCTGGGGAACCGTTTAATTTAGGTTCTCCCAAGCAATTGAGCTATATCCTATTTGATAAACTGCAATTAGACCGGAAAAAATCCCGCAAAATTAAAACCGGTTACTCCACCGATGCGGCAGTTTTGGAAAAACTCCAAGGCGAACACCCGTTAATTGATGTTATGCTGCAACATCGGACTCTGGCTAAGTTAAAATCTACTTATGTGGATGCTTTGCCGGAACTGGTGCGCCGCGACACTGGACGGTTACACTGTGAGTTTAATCAATATGTCACCGCTACGGGGAGATTGTCATCTTCTAATCCCAATTTGCAAAATATCCCCATTCGCACTGAGTTTTCCCGGCAAATTCGTAAGGCTTTTTTACCTGAACCCGGTTGGCTGTTGGTATCTGCTGATTATTCCCAGATTGAATTGCGGATTTTAGCGCATCTGAGTGGGGAACCGGTGCTGGTGGAGGCTTATCAAAATAATCGGGATGTCCATGCGCTGACGGCGCAGTTGCTGTTTGAAAAGGAACAGGTGACGGGGGAAGAGCGCCGGTTAGGCAAAACTATCAATTTTGGCGTTATCTACGGGATGGGAGCCCAGCGGTTTGCCCGGGAAGCGGGGTTTACGGTGGCGGAAGGGAAGCGGTTTATCGATCGGTTTAACCAGCGGTATCCCCAGGTGTTTGCTTATTTGGAGCAGCAAAAACGCTGTAGTATCGCCCTGGGTTATGTGGCTACGATTATTGGGCGGCGTCGCTATTTTCAGTTTGAAGCTGAGAGTTTGCGCCGGTTGGAAGGATGCAATCCTGCTGATATCGATTTAGGAAATTTGGGGCGGTTGACCCAAAATGATGCCCAGTTATTGCGGGCGGCGGCTAATGCGCCGATTCAGGGTTCTAGTGCGGATATTATTAAAATGGCGATGGTGAAGTTGCACTCGATTTTACCACAATATCGGGCGCGGATGCTGCTGCAAGTTCACGATGAATTGGTGTTTGAAGTGCCGCCGGAGGAGTTGGAGTCATTGCAAATGGTGATTCGCGATACGATGGAAAATGCGGTGGCTTTATCGGTGCCTTTGCTGGTGGATGTGCGGGCGGGAGATAATTGGATGGAGGCGAAGTAG